In one Solanum dulcamara chromosome 1, daSolDulc1.2, whole genome shotgun sequence genomic region, the following are encoded:
- the LOC129898768 gene encoding type II inositol polyphosphate 5-phosphatase 15 isoform X2: MDSRIDDDDGDLLASSSNASGRRNFHCYSEKFVFNSDSDSDAGDGDVNRAGSSGRKFSFDETERTPKLFDRFYGSSSSDDEEFSSGSGHKGAVRKRLDNMIQFLDRKITSETAASNSNSNVKSQSQGLPEFSGKGGGAGIFKLPVRAAVHPDRPPSLELRPHPLRERQIGRFLRTLLCTDDGSQLWAGSERGVRSWNLSDMYEAAQEEEEHEDFEDAAPFLESVKTSPTLCLVEDAGNRLLWSGHKDGRITCWKMDSETSSREKGACGKAALKEVLSWQAHHGPVLSMIMTSCGHLWAGSEGGSIKIWPWEGIEKSISLINEERHMAALSIERSFVDLRSQVMQNGTGNSIFSVDVKYMLSDRSGAKVWTAGYVSFALWDARTRELLKIFNTDGQVENILAALDPVIEDEMRMKTVSNSKKDKSQSSIGFFQRSRNAILGAADAVRRVAVKGGFGEDNRRTEALIITVDGMIWSGCANGLLVQWDRNGNRLQDFQYHTFSVQCLCTYGSRIWVGYASGYIQVLDLSGNLLGGWIAHNSPVIDFSVGGGYVFSLANHGGIRGWSVISPAPVDGILRTELASKEFLYTRLENFKILAGTWNVGQGRASPDSLISWLGSAAADVGIVVVGLQEVDMGAGFLAMSAAKESMQVGLEGSSAGQWWLEMIGKTLDERSTFIRVGFRQLAGLVISVWVRSNISRYVGDVDVAAVPCGFGRAIGNKGAVGLRMRVYDRTVCFVNCHFAAHLEAVGRRNADFDHVYRSMIFSRPSNFLNAAAAGISSAIQMLRSANGAFNSAEATPELSEADMVVFLGDLNYRLDGISYDEARDFISQRSFDWLRERDQLHTEMEVGNVFQGMREAVIRFPPTYKFERHQNGLAGYDSGEKKRIPAWCDRILYRDSRSTSASTCSLDCPVVSSVLQYEACMDVTDSDHKPVRCIFNVEIARVDESVRRQEYGEIIRSNEKVVLMLRELNRIPEVIVSTNNIILQNSDASILRITNKSGKNKAIFEIICEGESTVKDDGQVFDYHPRGSFGFPRWLEVNPAVGVIAPDQIVEISVHHEDHQTLEEFVDGVPQTSWCEDAKDKEVMLAIKVRGCFSTERKCHRVRVRHCFSGKPLPTKVRSNSSDHPQPNVLRRSDFQPSGFSPDVVDDLINLNSP; this comes from the exons ATGGATTCTCGAatcgacgacgacgacggcgatCTTCTAGCTTCTAGTTCAAATGCCTCCGGTCGCCGGAATTTCCACTGTTACAGTGAAAAATTCGTTTTCAACTCTGACTCCGATTCCGACGCCGGCGACGGAGATGTCAATAGAGCTGGCAGTTCCGGCAGGAAATTTAGCTTTGACGAAACGGAGCGAACTCCGAAATTGTTTGACCGGTTCTACGGCTCTTCGTCTTCTGATGATGAGGAGTTCAGTTCCGGTTCAGGTCACAAGGGCGCTGTTCGGAAACGGCTTGATAATATGATTCAATTCCTTGACCGTAAGATTACTTCGGAAACAGCTGCTtctaatagtaatagtaatgtTAAGAGCCAGTCTCAAGGTCTTCCTGAGTTTTCAGGTAAAGGTGGTGGTGCCGGCATTTTCAAGTTGCCGGTACGTGCCGCGGTGCATCCTGATCGTCCGCCGTCGTTGGAATTACGGCCACATCCGTTGAGAGAAAGGCAGATTGGGAGATTTTTGAGGACTCTATTGTGTACGGACGATGGATCTCAGCTATGGGCTGGGTCGGAGCGTGGAGTTCGGTCGTGGAATTTGTCGGATATGTATGAGGCTgctcaagaagaagaagagcatGAGGACTTTGAGGATGCTGCACCTTTTCTGGAGTCTGTGAAGACTTCACCAACATTGTGCCTTGTTGAAGATGCTGGGAataggttgttatggagtggACACAAAGACGGTAGAATCACGTGTTGGAAGATGGACAGTGAAACTAGCAGCAGAGAGAAAGGTGCTTGTGGAAAAGCTGCTTTGAAAGAAGTGTTATCGTGGCAGGCCCATCACGGTCCAGTTCTTTCGATGATCATGACTTCCTGTG GTCATCTGTGGGCTGGATCTGAGGGCGGTTCCATCAAGATCTGGCCTTGGGAAGGAATTGAGAAATCGATTTCTCTGATAAATGAGGAAAGGCACATGGCTGCTTTGTCGATAGAGAGGTCATTCGTGGATCTAAGGAGCCAAGTCATGCAGAATGGAACAGGCAATAGCATATTTTCTGTTGATGTCAAATATATGCTGTCTGATCGCTCTGGAGCAAAAGTTTGGACGGCTGGTTATGTGTCATTTGCACTTTG GGATGCACGGACGAGAGAGTTACTGAAAATCTTCAACACTGATGGTCAGGTTGAAAATATATTAGCAGCATTAGATCCTGTAATTGAAGATGAAATGAGAATGAAAACTGTGTCCAATTCAAAAAAGGACAAGTCTCAAAGTTCTATCGGCTTCTTCCAGCGGTCACGCAATGCTATCTTAGGAGCAGCTGATGCTGTCCGTAGGGTTGCAGTAAAAGGTGGATTTGGAGAAGATAACCGGAGAACTGAAGCATTGATCATTACCGTTGATGGAATGATATGGAGTGGATGTGCAAATGGATTACTTGTCCAATGGGATAGAAATGGCAATCGCTTGCAAGATTTCCAGTATCACACATTCTCTGTTCAATGCTTATGCACATATGGGTCACGGATTTGGGTAGGTTATGCTAGTGGTTATATTCAGGTATTGGATCTTAGTGGTAATCTACTTGGAGGATGGATAGCTCATAATAGCCCTGTAATAGATTTTTCTGTGGGTGGAGGTTACGTTTTCTCTTTGGCCAATCATGGTGGTATACGGGGTTGGAGTGTGATATCTCCTGCACCAGTGGATGGTATTCTGCGTACGGAGTTAGCTAGCAAAGAATTTTTGTATACTAGGCTagagaattttaaaatattggcTGGCACATGGAATGTTGGACAAGGAAGAGCTTCTCCTGATTCACTTATATCATGGTTAGGTTCTGCAGCAGCAGATGTTGgcattgttgttgttggcttgcAGGAGGTGGACATGGGTGCTGGTTTTCTTGCAATGTCTGCTGCTAAAGAATCA ATGCAGGTAGGTCTTGAAGGAAGTTCTGCCGGTCAATGGTGGTTGGAAATGATTGGAAAAACCTTGGATGAGAGATCGACTTTCATCCGTGTTGGCTTCAGGCAGTTGGCGGGCCTGGTTATTTCTGTCTG GGTCAGAAGTAATATTAGTCGTTATGTTGGTGATGTTGATGTTGCAGCAGTACCTTGTGGTTTCGGGCGTGCAATTGGGAATAAG GGAGCAGTAGGATTGAGGATGAGAGTGTATGATCGTACTGTGTGCTTTGTGAACTGTCACTTTGCTGCACATTTAGAAGCTGTCGGTCGCCGGAATGCTGATTTTGACCATGTTTATCGAAGTATGATCTTTAGTCGgccatcaaactttctcaatgCTGCAGCTG CTGGTATCTCATCTGCGATTCAAATGCTTCGCAGTGCAAAT GGTGCGTTTAACTCTGCAGAAGCAACTCCTGAGCTATCTGAGGCAGATATGGTTGTGTTTCTTGGTGACTTGAACTATCGGCTTGATGGCATATCTTATGATGAAGCAAGAGATTTTATTTCCCAAAGGAGCTTTGATTGGCTTAGAGAGAGGGACCAGTTGCATACAGAGATGGAAGTTGGGAATGTCTTCCAAGGAATGCGTGAAGCAGTCATCAGATTTCCTCCAACATACAAATTTGAGAGGCATCAAAATGGCTTAGCAG GGTATGACTCTGGTGAAAAGAAGCGGATTCCTGCCTGGTGTGACAGAATTTTGTATCGTGATAGCCGTTCCACTTCCGCTTCCACATGCAGCTTAGATTGTCCTGTCGTCTCATCAGTTCTGCA GTATGAAGCTTGCATGGATGTGACAGATAGTGACCATAAGCCTGTAAGGTGCATATTCAATGTGGAGATTGCTCGAGTGGATGAATCAGTGAGAAGGCAAGAATATGGAGAAATCATTAGATCAAATGAGAAAGTTGTGCTTATGCTTCGGGAACTTAATAGAATTCCAGAAGTAATAGTCAGCACTAATAACATAATCCTCCAGAACTCGGATGCATCCATCTTGCGCATTACAAATAAGAGCGGGAAAAACAAagctatttttgaaataatttgtgAAGGCGAGTCCACTGTTAAAGATGATGGGCAAGTGTTTGATTATCATCCAAGAGGTTCGTTTGGTTTCCCTCGTTGGCTTGAG GTCAATCCTGCAGTTGGCGTCATTGCACCCGACCAAATTGTTGAGATTTCAGTTCACCATGAAGACCACCAGACACTTGAGGAGTTTGTTGATGGAGTTCCCCAAACCTCTTGGTGTGAAGATGCCAAGGATAAGGAAGTCATGTTGGCAATCAAAGTCCGCGGTTGCTTCTCAACGGAAAGAAAATGTCACCGTGTCCGTGTACGTCACTGCTTTTCAGGCAAGCCTTTGCCAACAAAGGTCAGATCAAACAGCTCTGACCATCCCCAGCCAAATGTCCTTCGCCGGTCTGATTTTCAACCCAGTGGCTTTTCTCCTGATGTTGTTGACGATTTAATAAATCTAAACAGTCCTTGA
- the LOC129898768 gene encoding type II inositol polyphosphate 5-phosphatase 15 isoform X1: MDSRIDDDDGDLLASSSNASGRRNFHCYSEKFVFNSDSDSDAGDGDVNRAGSSGRKFSFDETERTPKLFDRFYGSSSSDDEEFSSGSGHKGAVRKRLDNMIQFLDRKITSETAASNSNSNVKSQSQGLPEFSGKGGGAGIFKLPVRAAVHPDRPPSLELRPHPLRERQIGRFLRTLLCTDDGSQLWAGSERGVRSWNLSDMYEAAQEEEEHEDFEDAAPFLESVKTSPTLCLVEDAGNRLLWSGHKDGRITCWKMDSETSSREKGACGKAALKEVLSWQAHHGPVLSMIMTSCGHLWAGSEGGSIKIWPWEGIEKSISLINEERHMAALSIERSFVDLRSQVMQNGTGNSIFSVDVKYMLSDRSGAKVWTAGYVSFALWDARTRELLKIFNTDGQVENILAALDPVIEDEMRMKTVSNSKKDKSQSSIGFFQRSRNAILGAADAVRRVAVKGGFGEDNRRTEALIITVDGMIWSGCANGLLVQWDRNGNRLQDFQYHTFSVQCLCTYGSRIWVGYASGYIQVLDLSGNLLGGWIAHNSPVIDFSVGGGYVFSLANHGGIRGWSVISPAPVDGILRTELASKEFLYTRLENFKILAGTWNVGQGRASPDSLISWLGSAAADVGIVVVGLQEVDMGAGFLAMSAAKESMQVGLEGSSAGQWWLEMIGKTLDERSTFIRVGFRQLAGLVISVWVRSNISRYVGDVDVAAVPCGFGRAIGNKGAVGLRMRVYDRTVCFVNCHFAAHLEAVGRRNADFDHVYRSMIFSRPSNFLNAAAGMVSYLFSACLLACSMFLIWVAYGSRLPLVLSVAAGISSAIQMLRSANGAFNSAEATPELSEADMVVFLGDLNYRLDGISYDEARDFISQRSFDWLRERDQLHTEMEVGNVFQGMREAVIRFPPTYKFERHQNGLAGYDSGEKKRIPAWCDRILYRDSRSTSASTCSLDCPVVSSVLQYEACMDVTDSDHKPVRCIFNVEIARVDESVRRQEYGEIIRSNEKVVLMLRELNRIPEVIVSTNNIILQNSDASILRITNKSGKNKAIFEIICEGESTVKDDGQVFDYHPRGSFGFPRWLEVNPAVGVIAPDQIVEISVHHEDHQTLEEFVDGVPQTSWCEDAKDKEVMLAIKVRGCFSTERKCHRVRVRHCFSGKPLPTKVRSNSSDHPQPNVLRRSDFQPSGFSPDVVDDLINLNSP; this comes from the exons ATGGATTCTCGAatcgacgacgacgacggcgatCTTCTAGCTTCTAGTTCAAATGCCTCCGGTCGCCGGAATTTCCACTGTTACAGTGAAAAATTCGTTTTCAACTCTGACTCCGATTCCGACGCCGGCGACGGAGATGTCAATAGAGCTGGCAGTTCCGGCAGGAAATTTAGCTTTGACGAAACGGAGCGAACTCCGAAATTGTTTGACCGGTTCTACGGCTCTTCGTCTTCTGATGATGAGGAGTTCAGTTCCGGTTCAGGTCACAAGGGCGCTGTTCGGAAACGGCTTGATAATATGATTCAATTCCTTGACCGTAAGATTACTTCGGAAACAGCTGCTtctaatagtaatagtaatgtTAAGAGCCAGTCTCAAGGTCTTCCTGAGTTTTCAGGTAAAGGTGGTGGTGCCGGCATTTTCAAGTTGCCGGTACGTGCCGCGGTGCATCCTGATCGTCCGCCGTCGTTGGAATTACGGCCACATCCGTTGAGAGAAAGGCAGATTGGGAGATTTTTGAGGACTCTATTGTGTACGGACGATGGATCTCAGCTATGGGCTGGGTCGGAGCGTGGAGTTCGGTCGTGGAATTTGTCGGATATGTATGAGGCTgctcaagaagaagaagagcatGAGGACTTTGAGGATGCTGCACCTTTTCTGGAGTCTGTGAAGACTTCACCAACATTGTGCCTTGTTGAAGATGCTGGGAataggttgttatggagtggACACAAAGACGGTAGAATCACGTGTTGGAAGATGGACAGTGAAACTAGCAGCAGAGAGAAAGGTGCTTGTGGAAAAGCTGCTTTGAAAGAAGTGTTATCGTGGCAGGCCCATCACGGTCCAGTTCTTTCGATGATCATGACTTCCTGTG GTCATCTGTGGGCTGGATCTGAGGGCGGTTCCATCAAGATCTGGCCTTGGGAAGGAATTGAGAAATCGATTTCTCTGATAAATGAGGAAAGGCACATGGCTGCTTTGTCGATAGAGAGGTCATTCGTGGATCTAAGGAGCCAAGTCATGCAGAATGGAACAGGCAATAGCATATTTTCTGTTGATGTCAAATATATGCTGTCTGATCGCTCTGGAGCAAAAGTTTGGACGGCTGGTTATGTGTCATTTGCACTTTG GGATGCACGGACGAGAGAGTTACTGAAAATCTTCAACACTGATGGTCAGGTTGAAAATATATTAGCAGCATTAGATCCTGTAATTGAAGATGAAATGAGAATGAAAACTGTGTCCAATTCAAAAAAGGACAAGTCTCAAAGTTCTATCGGCTTCTTCCAGCGGTCACGCAATGCTATCTTAGGAGCAGCTGATGCTGTCCGTAGGGTTGCAGTAAAAGGTGGATTTGGAGAAGATAACCGGAGAACTGAAGCATTGATCATTACCGTTGATGGAATGATATGGAGTGGATGTGCAAATGGATTACTTGTCCAATGGGATAGAAATGGCAATCGCTTGCAAGATTTCCAGTATCACACATTCTCTGTTCAATGCTTATGCACATATGGGTCACGGATTTGGGTAGGTTATGCTAGTGGTTATATTCAGGTATTGGATCTTAGTGGTAATCTACTTGGAGGATGGATAGCTCATAATAGCCCTGTAATAGATTTTTCTGTGGGTGGAGGTTACGTTTTCTCTTTGGCCAATCATGGTGGTATACGGGGTTGGAGTGTGATATCTCCTGCACCAGTGGATGGTATTCTGCGTACGGAGTTAGCTAGCAAAGAATTTTTGTATACTAGGCTagagaattttaaaatattggcTGGCACATGGAATGTTGGACAAGGAAGAGCTTCTCCTGATTCACTTATATCATGGTTAGGTTCTGCAGCAGCAGATGTTGgcattgttgttgttggcttgcAGGAGGTGGACATGGGTGCTGGTTTTCTTGCAATGTCTGCTGCTAAAGAATCA ATGCAGGTAGGTCTTGAAGGAAGTTCTGCCGGTCAATGGTGGTTGGAAATGATTGGAAAAACCTTGGATGAGAGATCGACTTTCATCCGTGTTGGCTTCAGGCAGTTGGCGGGCCTGGTTATTTCTGTCTG GGTCAGAAGTAATATTAGTCGTTATGTTGGTGATGTTGATGTTGCAGCAGTACCTTGTGGTTTCGGGCGTGCAATTGGGAATAAG GGAGCAGTAGGATTGAGGATGAGAGTGTATGATCGTACTGTGTGCTTTGTGAACTGTCACTTTGCTGCACATTTAGAAGCTGTCGGTCGCCGGAATGCTGATTTTGACCATGTTTATCGAAGTATGATCTTTAGTCGgccatcaaactttctcaatgCTGCAGCTGGTATGGTGTCATACCTATTCTCAGCTTGCTTGCTTGCCTGCTCTATGTTTTTAATCTGGGTTGCTTATGGTTCTCGGTTGCCATTGGTCCTTTCTGTTGCAGCTGGTATCTCATCTGCGATTCAAATGCTTCGCAGTGCAAAT GGTGCGTTTAACTCTGCAGAAGCAACTCCTGAGCTATCTGAGGCAGATATGGTTGTGTTTCTTGGTGACTTGAACTATCGGCTTGATGGCATATCTTATGATGAAGCAAGAGATTTTATTTCCCAAAGGAGCTTTGATTGGCTTAGAGAGAGGGACCAGTTGCATACAGAGATGGAAGTTGGGAATGTCTTCCAAGGAATGCGTGAAGCAGTCATCAGATTTCCTCCAACATACAAATTTGAGAGGCATCAAAATGGCTTAGCAG GGTATGACTCTGGTGAAAAGAAGCGGATTCCTGCCTGGTGTGACAGAATTTTGTATCGTGATAGCCGTTCCACTTCCGCTTCCACATGCAGCTTAGATTGTCCTGTCGTCTCATCAGTTCTGCA GTATGAAGCTTGCATGGATGTGACAGATAGTGACCATAAGCCTGTAAGGTGCATATTCAATGTGGAGATTGCTCGAGTGGATGAATCAGTGAGAAGGCAAGAATATGGAGAAATCATTAGATCAAATGAGAAAGTTGTGCTTATGCTTCGGGAACTTAATAGAATTCCAGAAGTAATAGTCAGCACTAATAACATAATCCTCCAGAACTCGGATGCATCCATCTTGCGCATTACAAATAAGAGCGGGAAAAACAAagctatttttgaaataatttgtgAAGGCGAGTCCACTGTTAAAGATGATGGGCAAGTGTTTGATTATCATCCAAGAGGTTCGTTTGGTTTCCCTCGTTGGCTTGAG GTCAATCCTGCAGTTGGCGTCATTGCACCCGACCAAATTGTTGAGATTTCAGTTCACCATGAAGACCACCAGACACTTGAGGAGTTTGTTGATGGAGTTCCCCAAACCTCTTGGTGTGAAGATGCCAAGGATAAGGAAGTCATGTTGGCAATCAAAGTCCGCGGTTGCTTCTCAACGGAAAGAAAATGTCACCGTGTCCGTGTACGTCACTGCTTTTCAGGCAAGCCTTTGCCAACAAAGGTCAGATCAAACAGCTCTGACCATCCCCAGCCAAATGTCCTTCGCCGGTCTGATTTTCAACCCAGTGGCTTTTCTCCTGATGTTGTTGACGATTTAATAAATCTAAACAGTCCTTGA
- the LOC129898780 gene encoding protein ARV 2 isoform X2, with translation MELKCGAESEKEISFRCVQCGFSVTTLYIQYSPGNIRLMKCGNCKAVADEYIECELMILVIDLILHKIKAYRHLFYNRFSRETLHNEVLLWKLSLGFLILDAYQMLAVCTTQDERSLPASFASFLGLCGKVLMGVFFGNLMFLGIILFGTRRFLNAKIGDSRCKHILLLILISSYFKIFVIAMMVWEFPSSVVFIIKMFVLSSNALALMDAVMIRCIWICFAAHAMKFLVTQGLGTYQKLVLW, from the exons ATGGAGTTGAAATGTGGTGCTGAAAGTGAAAAGGAGATCAGCTTTAGATGTGTTCAGTGTGGATTCTCAGTCACAACTCTATACATACAGTACTCTCCTGGAAATATTCGTCTCATGAAATGt GGAAATTGCAAAGCAGTTGCTGATGAGTACATTGAATGTGAACTTATG ATATTGGTCATTGACTTGATTTTGCATAAAATTAAAGCCTACAGACACTTGTTCTACAATAGGTTCTCTCGAGAGACTTTGCATAATGAG GTCTTGTTGTGGAAATTATCTTTGGGTTTCCTGATTTTAGATGCTT ACCAAATGCTGGCGGTATGCACAACTCAAGATGAGAGGAGTTTGCCTGCAAGCTTTGCCTCATTTCTGGGGCTTTGTGGAAAG GTGCTCATGGGAGTCTTCTTTGGTAATCTCATGTTCCTTGGCATAATTCTATTTGGTACCAGGAGGTTTCTGAATGCAAAAATAGGAGATTCAAG ATGTAAGCATATATTGCTTTTGATCCTCATTTCGAGTTACTTCAAGATTTTTGTTATTGCCATGATG GTGTGGGAATTCCCCTCTTCCGTTGTTTTCATCATTAAAATGTTTGTATTGTCATCTAATGCACTGGCATTAATGG ATGCCGTCATGATTAGATGCATATGGATCTGCTTTGCTGCACATGCCATGAAATTCCTTGTTACTCAAGGTCTAGGCACATATCAAAAACTAGTTCTTTGGTAG
- the LOC129898780 gene encoding protein ARV 2 isoform X3, whose protein sequence is MCSVWILSHNSIHTGNCKAVADEYIECELMILVIDLILHKIKAYRHLFYNRFSRETLHNEVLLWKLSLGFLILDAYQMLAVCTTQDERSLPASFASFLGLCGKVLMGVFFGNLMFLGIILFGTRRFLNAKIGDSRCKHILLLILISSYFKIFVIAMMVWEFPSSVVFIIKMFVLSSNALALMVITDAVMIRCIWICFAAHAMKFLVTQGLGTYQKLVLW, encoded by the exons ATGTGTTCAGTGTGGATTCTCAGTCACAACTCTATACATACA GGAAATTGCAAAGCAGTTGCTGATGAGTACATTGAATGTGAACTTATG ATATTGGTCATTGACTTGATTTTGCATAAAATTAAAGCCTACAGACACTTGTTCTACAATAGGTTCTCTCGAGAGACTTTGCATAATGAG GTCTTGTTGTGGAAATTATCTTTGGGTTTCCTGATTTTAGATGCTT ACCAAATGCTGGCGGTATGCACAACTCAAGATGAGAGGAGTTTGCCTGCAAGCTTTGCCTCATTTCTGGGGCTTTGTGGAAAG GTGCTCATGGGAGTCTTCTTTGGTAATCTCATGTTCCTTGGCATAATTCTATTTGGTACCAGGAGGTTTCTGAATGCAAAAATAGGAGATTCAAG ATGTAAGCATATATTGCTTTTGATCCTCATTTCGAGTTACTTCAAGATTTTTGTTATTGCCATGATG GTGTGGGAATTCCCCTCTTCCGTTGTTTTCATCATTAAAATGTTTGTATTGTCATCTAATGCACTGGCATTAATGG TGATCACAGATGCCGTCATGATTAGATGCATATGGATCTGCTTTGCTGCACATGCCATGAAATTCCTTGTTACTCAAGGTCTAGGCACATATCAAAAACTAGTTCTTTGGTAG
- the LOC129898780 gene encoding protein ARV 2 isoform X1, whose translation MELKCGAESEKEISFRCVQCGFSVTTLYIQYSPGNIRLMKCGNCKAVADEYIECELMILVIDLILHKIKAYRHLFYNRFSRETLHNEVLLWKLSLGFLILDAYQMLAVCTTQDERSLPASFASFLGLCGKVLMGVFFGNLMFLGIILFGTRRFLNAKIGDSRCKHILLLILISSYFKIFVIAMMVWEFPSSVVFIIKMFVLSSNALALMVITDAVMIRCIWICFAAHAMKFLVTQGLGTYQKLVLW comes from the exons ATGGAGTTGAAATGTGGTGCTGAAAGTGAAAAGGAGATCAGCTTTAGATGTGTTCAGTGTGGATTCTCAGTCACAACTCTATACATACAGTACTCTCCTGGAAATATTCGTCTCATGAAATGt GGAAATTGCAAAGCAGTTGCTGATGAGTACATTGAATGTGAACTTATG ATATTGGTCATTGACTTGATTTTGCATAAAATTAAAGCCTACAGACACTTGTTCTACAATAGGTTCTCTCGAGAGACTTTGCATAATGAG GTCTTGTTGTGGAAATTATCTTTGGGTTTCCTGATTTTAGATGCTT ACCAAATGCTGGCGGTATGCACAACTCAAGATGAGAGGAGTTTGCCTGCAAGCTTTGCCTCATTTCTGGGGCTTTGTGGAAAG GTGCTCATGGGAGTCTTCTTTGGTAATCTCATGTTCCTTGGCATAATTCTATTTGGTACCAGGAGGTTTCTGAATGCAAAAATAGGAGATTCAAG ATGTAAGCATATATTGCTTTTGATCCTCATTTCGAGTTACTTCAAGATTTTTGTTATTGCCATGATG GTGTGGGAATTCCCCTCTTCCGTTGTTTTCATCATTAAAATGTTTGTATTGTCATCTAATGCACTGGCATTAATGG TGATCACAGATGCCGTCATGATTAGATGCATATGGATCTGCTTTGCTGCACATGCCATGAAATTCCTTGTTACTCAAGGTCTAGGCACATATCAAAAACTAGTTCTTTGGTAG